The Blastocatellia bacterium DNA window ACGTCCTTAAATAGTCGTAGTATGCGGCCCAGACTGAGTTCCTGTTCAAGGAATCACGGTGATCTTAATCAATCAGGTATTGGGCTTGTTTTGAATCGAGTTCCTTGGGCTATTACGATAGCCTTTCCGGTGTGGACGCTTCGGACAACAGACCTCCAGAGGACTGCTTCTGCGCCTTCTGTGGACAAAATCGCGATAGTCCCGGCGCGCTTTGACCTGAAAACAAATCCTGCATTCGCCAGGAGCGACGGAGAGCCGCAAAATGAAACACTCAAGCGGGTTCAGCAAAGGCAAATGGCAGTTGATAGGGCTGGTATTGGCTCTGGCTGCTTTGAAATGCTGGCTGCCAACTCTTGCGCCTGAGCTTAAGAGCGAGGTGCAAGCAAAAACATCTACACCATTGCAATCCATCTCGCGTGAAGAGCTTGCCGTCACGCAAGCTGAGATGCAACAGGCCATCTTGCAAGAAAAGGCCATCCCTTCGGCGGAGATGAACCGCATCGTAGACGCCATCGTGAACCGGTATCATGCGCAGCGGGCAGCCCGGTTAGAAACGATCAATCAGCGTCGGATGGAGTTTGAGGCTTCAATCAGGTCGCTGATCACAGCATTAAATATTGATCCCAGTCGTCTCAAGCAGGACCCTGCGACTGCCGACATGATGGGGGAGTACGACGCGCTTATGGCAGAAATGCAGGAGCTCTCGCCAGACGCTCCCGCCTCAGAGCTTGAGCCGAATGATGCGCTGACCACAGCGGACAGGATTGTGACGACTGAATCGCAGAGCGGGACGCGGACAGGCGTCGCCGGTCGTGGCGATGGGGACTATTACTCGATAGAAGCGCAGGGGGGAAAGGCCCTCTATTTTAGCCTGACGAACAATTCCAACAACCAGGGCAGGCGGGTCAACGTCAATGTAGAATTACTTTCGGCTGATGGGCTGACCTCGCTCTATTCCTTCGACAGCGACAGCCCGAACCCGACCAAGCCGCTGCGCTATTCGGTGCCGGAGACAGGGAAATACTTCTTGAGGGTCACGACTTCACCTTCAAGGAGAAGGGCCAGCTATCAATTGTCTGTAAAGCAGCTAGAGGGTCAGTATTCTGCCGAAGCCGTATCAGGCTGCACGACCTTCAATTTCGAAACAGGCGCGCAGGGGTGGAGCGTCGTGCCTGTCTCTGGTCCTGCTTTGTGGCACCTGGCGACGACTTGCCGCGCACAGCTTCCGGGCCACAGCACCCCGACCACTTTCTATTATGGCCAGGAGTGTGTTGTCGGCACCTGCGCCACACAGATTGCCTCCAGGGAAATCTCTGTTGGGTCATTCGCTCCGTCATCGGTTAATACGATAGCTGCAACCTGCTCGGCTACCTGCAACTATAATACCTGTTCGAGAAACGCGTCGAATCTGGTATCGCCGACCATATCTGCCGTCGGAACGGTGACGCTCAGCTTCAACTACCTGCTCTTTGTTGAGACAGATCCTAGCAAGGATCTGGCCAACGTGGATTTCTCAACCGACGGAGGAACAACCTGGACGCCGCTCCTGAGTAAAGCCAACCTGATTAACGACAACAACTGGCACAGTGCGACTACATCCTTCTCGGCCGGCGCTACATGCGCTAATGTGCGGGTGCGCTTCCGCTTCGACACGGTTGACCAGCTTCTGAATACCTTTACAGGCTGGCACGTAGATGATGTGTCAATCTGTAGCACAGACACGACGCCGCCGGTGATTACCTGTCCGGCCAACTTCACTACTACACTTGCCGCTAGTTGTCCGCCCGCCTTAAGCGGCGTTGTCACATTCCCGCCCCCCATGGCGACAGACAACTGCGGCACGCCCACGGTCAGTTGTAGCCCATCGTCAGGGTCCGCTTTCCCGGTCGGCACGACCACAGTCACCTGCACGGCGACCGACACGGCGGGCAATACGGCAAGCTGCTCGTTTACCGTGACAGTCTTCAACGGCTGCTTGCAGGATGATTCCAATCCGGGCAATGTCGTGTTGTTCAACACCCTGACGGGCGAGTATCGTTTCTGCTGCAACGGCATGATCTTCACTGGCAAAGGGACGGCGACGGTGCGCGGCTGCATCGTCGAGATTCAGCACAACCCGTCAGACCGGCGCGTGCTGATTAAAGCGGACTTTTCGCAACTGAAAGGCACCGCCTCGTTACAGTTCCCGCCGGGCACTACGAAGTGCACGATCACCGACAGGAAAATGACCGATAACTCCTGCCTTTGCGGCACCTGAATGAAATGAGTCAGACCGCGCCAGCCGCCGCTTCTTGAATATGAGTGCGCGCCGGCTGGCGCTGCTTGAAATCAGCGCGGAACGATCAACACAGGAACTGGAGGAGGGCATATGTCCTCCTCCAGTTCCTGTGTTTTTTTGCCCGGCGGCCTGTGGGATTTGCCGGTTACGGCTGAACTGTTCTGCGCACCTTGAATGAGGGTTCACGCAACTCGCGGATCAATTCCAATAGCGGCGCCTAAAATCATGGCCTCAGGCAACGCCGCTCGATTTCGCTCAACTTTTCAGAGAAATTTGAGAGACTGGTATTCCTGGAGACCGCCGCTTTCGCGGAAGTAATATAGATATTGGCTTTCTCACAATCACCCTCGTCGGGTATCGTATCAAGCATATGCTCCAAATAAACCGAGGCTTCGTCATCCTTCTTATCCTGCACTAAGAGCATCACCAGACGGGCGTTCGCCTCATAGGTAAAAGGGCTGGCATCGACTGCCTGCTTGAGTGTCTCCTCCTCCTTTGCGCGATTATCATTATGATAAAAATTAGCCATAACCATATAGGGCTCCGGGTTCGGGGGGTAGGTAGCGATGGCCAGGCGCAAGGCTTTTTCCGCCTTTGGCAATTGCCCTGCCTTCCAACTAGCCCAGGCGCGCATCGTCAGCAACTGTGATCGCAGCAGAGGCGGATTCCGGGACGCGGAAGCATCCGTACTGGCGTTAGTCAGAGCAAGCCCCTTCTGTATCAAATCCTCGGCCTCCGTGGGCCTGTTCCGCCCGACGTAGAACCGCGCAAGCGCCACGTAGGCATAGTCGAAGGTTGGATCAAGCTCAAGCGTGCGCCTAAAGAGGACTTCGGCCTTCTCCGGGTCCCTGCCCTCAAACATGACCGCGAGGTTGTAGGTCGCCCGCGGTGAGTTTGGCGCCGCCTCATAATTCGCTTTCCACACCGTAAAGTCACTCTCCCAAGTCGTATTGCGTATCACGGTCATTATCGCCAGCGCGACTACGGCAACTCCGACGGCGGCATAGGCAACGCGCCTCGTCCGCTCGCCCGTGATCTTTGTTATAGCTATTGCTACCAGCAATCCAAAGCTTGCCATAGGAAGATATAGGTAATGATCTGCCACTAGCTCATGGTGTGGAATGATCTGGCTAACCGGCAGTAGCATGGCAAAGTAAGATAAGATGGCGAACGCCATCAGCTTATGCCTATTTAGCAGCAGAAACCCGCCGATTAGCGTCGGCAATATGACAATCAGCGAGACGAGGACCCGCCAATCCAGAAGCGATGTGGACGGATCGAAGGCGCCATAATACTGGGCGATGGGGGTGGGATAGACGAGTTGCTTCAGGTACCAGGCGTGCACCCGTATCACTGTAAGTATCGTGGTATAGAAATTCCCGCCCCAGTAAGACCAATCTTGCCCCCCGGCCCGGCTGCTGGCTTTCTGGTAAAAGACTGTAAACCAAGCGAAGCCGATGACGGCCAGCAGCAACGCGGCGTAAAGCCATTTGTCTCTGACCAGAACTTTTCGCACTGCTTCGACGCTCCGCTTCGCCCAGCTCCCGCTGCCTTCCCCCCACACGTCGCCGAGGTTCCATATGAAAACGACTAACGGCAAACTCACAGCCATTTCTTTCGACATCAGGCTTATCGCCCATAATGCGAGAAATGCGGCGAAGTGCTTTGCCGAGCGGCTCTGGCGGTACTTGACGTAGCTGTAGAATGCTGCGATGTAGAAGAAGCTGAACAGCACATCGCGCCTCCCTGAGATGTAGGCCACCGCGTCCGTCTGTATCGGGTGCACGCAAAATATCAGTGCTGCCAGGAAGGCGATGACCAGACGATTCGTTAACAGACGAACGAGGAAAAGAATCATTATGGTATTCGCGGCGTGGATAAGAACGTTGGTGAGATGAAACCCGAACGGCCGCGCTCCCCATAAGCCGAAATCCACCGCGTAGGATATATTTCTCACCGGCCTGTACGAGCTGAAAACTATCGTCAACAGGTTGGCGAAATTCTTTGGCCGGGCGTTGGTCAGCAGTTGGTGGTCATCAAACACGAAGCCATTCCAAAGGCTGTTTGCGTAGCAAGCAAACGTAATCACTATGAGTAACGCAATAGCCACGTAGAGGCCTCGCTTGCGGGTCAGCCCAAAGGGCCGGCCGGCATGCGTCGGCGGTCTCGCAGGGGTCTTTTTCTTCAATTGGCGTGTAGGAGTAGTGGCAGTTTTCATTGCCTTCGCTCTATCAATCGCGCTTGCTTGGGGTAAGCAACTATACCGTAATAGTAAACGCCAAACAATATGGCGCCCATTCTCACCGTCCCTGTTTGAAAGAGTGCCCCAAAAAGAACCTGACCAAAGAAAACTTCTGAGACTCAAATTGTGTATCATAACTGCCGAAGCTGGCATGGTGTTTTTGATGATCTGAGATTGGTGAAAGCAGAAAACCAGCGAGAAGTCGCCCCCGGCCGCCGGAGGTAATCCTTGAACATCAGGACAGGGCCGCTCTAACTCTGCTTTTGTAGAAGCGCTTCGTTATGATAGATTGATCGTCGGTGCCAGGCGAGCGAGCCCTGACCTTATAGTTCTGCCGCTGTTCTCTTAGTTCCATTAAACGCCTGCCGGATTCTTCGCCTCGGGCAAGATGATGAGACTGGACCCTAAAACGTCTGATGTGCGCCAGTCGGAACCTCCGTCTGAAAAAGCAGCAGCCAAACCCGACGCCCGGCATGGCGGCGGGCAGACGGGCGCGCTGCGCACCGAACTGACGCGCAAACAGGCCGAAATTGACGCCCTGCGCCAACA harbors:
- a CDS encoding tetratricopeptide repeat protein, whose product is MKTATTPTRQLKKKTPARPPTHAGRPFGLTRKRGLYVAIALLIVITFACYANSLWNGFVFDDHQLLTNARPKNFANLLTIVFSSYRPVRNISYAVDFGLWGARPFGFHLTNVLIHAANTIMILFLVRLLTNRLVIAFLAALIFCVHPIQTDAVAYISGRRDVLFSFFYIAAFYSYVKYRQSRSAKHFAAFLALWAISLMSKEMAVSLPLVVFIWNLGDVWGEGSGSWAKRSVEAVRKVLVRDKWLYAALLLAVIGFAWFTVFYQKASSRAGGQDWSYWGGNFYTTILTVIRVHAWYLKQLVYPTPIAQYYGAFDPSTSLLDWRVLVSLIVILPTLIGGFLLLNRHKLMAFAILSYFAMLLPVSQIIPHHELVADHYLYLPMASFGLLVAIAITKITGERTRRVAYAAVGVAVVALAIMTVIRNTTWESDFTVWKANYEAAPNSPRATYNLAVMFEGRDPEKAEVLFRRTLELDPTFDYAYVALARFYVGRNRPTEAEDLIQKGLALTNASTDASASRNPPLLRSQLLTMRAWASWKAGQLPKAEKALRLAIATYPPNPEPYMVMANFYHNDNRAKEEETLKQAVDASPFTYEANARLVMLLVQDKKDDEASVYLEHMLDTIPDEGDCEKANIYITSAKAAVSRNTSLSNFSEKLSEIERRCLRP
- a CDS encoding HYR domain-containing protein — encoded protein: MKHSSGFSKGKWQLIGLVLALAALKCWLPTLAPELKSEVQAKTSTPLQSISREELAVTQAEMQQAILQEKAIPSAEMNRIVDAIVNRYHAQRAARLETINQRRMEFEASIRSLITALNIDPSRLKQDPATADMMGEYDALMAEMQELSPDAPASELEPNDALTTADRIVTTESQSGTRTGVAGRGDGDYYSIEAQGGKALYFSLTNNSNNQGRRVNVNVELLSADGLTSLYSFDSDSPNPTKPLRYSVPETGKYFLRVTTSPSRRRASYQLSVKQLEGQYSAEAVSGCTTFNFETGAQGWSVVPVSGPALWHLATTCRAQLPGHSTPTTFYYGQECVVGTCATQIASREISVGSFAPSSVNTIAATCSATCNYNTCSRNASNLVSPTISAVGTVTLSFNYLLFVETDPSKDLANVDFSTDGGTTWTPLLSKANLINDNNWHSATTSFSAGATCANVRVRFRFDTVDQLLNTFTGWHVDDVSICSTDTTPPVITCPANFTTTLAASCPPALSGVVTFPPPMATDNCGTPTVSCSPSSGSAFPVGTTTVTCTATDTAGNTASCSFTVTVFNGCLQDDSNPGNVVLFNTLTGEYRFCCNGMIFTGKGTATVRGCIVEIQHNPSDRRVLIKADFSQLKGTASLQFPPGTTKCTITDRKMTDNSCLCGT